Proteins from one Rosa chinensis cultivar Old Blush chromosome 7, RchiOBHm-V2, whole genome shotgun sequence genomic window:
- the LOC112178912 gene encoding uncharacterized protein LOC112178912, whose product MPGNEVGDRVHNFFGQENLSQGQRHPQATDGNWPGLSNNLWVGNQRQVGSPVNSSLKSYNIQPVADSERGHGSPSLHVPHGLNFMQSNLRPEFGRVQYQSQQPTANGYMHGHQMFQTRQNEANFLGVDTESDKQNLTSRGLSTPESRGSGPEHAKKNSARLETSESPVGFDFFGGQQQMSGQHLSMMQSSPRQQQPRISDMQLQRQAMFTQMQEFQRQQQLERQQLVLANQASSIAKAAGNHTPTQMNGVTINEASNNQWPPNVVAGNTNWLQRGASPVMQGGSSGHVLSHEQAQALRLMGIVPQQADQSLYGVPISSSSGTPGSYPHFQMDKPAMQQISVGRNSFPGNQYTAFSGPVSMQEGSLASRQDFQGKSMVGPTAAQSLSSGFNLETLHRVNPQQRNEPMEEFQGRQELVGLLEPSPEKAVGQVAPSQGVATLDPTEEKILFGSDDNLWDAFGRSANVGMGGSSMLDGADIFGGLSSVQSGTWSALMQSAVAETSSVDGGIQEEWCGPSFRNPEPPVGTQQPSSVSDTNKQQSGWAGNNLHSSSDLNSRPSSQFADANRPSISGSFSSIQGFQQSGSKTLHERGDVFQTDSSHRFISQSPEQGSKWLDHNPPPQPPADGSHNNYGTISHSSGREVNANSISGSWNRQERSSSHSNDNQPNNMSNGWNFTESVSTDGGNNLKNHGNQILSRSAEGGDLKRGMHEEISRAAGMWKTDFAPNSNFEVAHPKYASPQISREGSSINNAPKSNSSAERAYQEGQQHLANSHDFWTPVDSLVNSKGGEALGKNQHHLDKNHLILESSGNNCLDKGVVEMHDMENNNTKENYHNAYHHASTGGMKENVVSDAGDSRTLPGSKQHSSGNAGRKPSATRKFQYHPMGDVGVKVEPSSGRKHVTHSQAMTQQVSRGFKSHEQGSFGQSKFMGHTDRSSMEIEKVNIRGSDEPPSKSMLPGYAPSTSTPFDRSTGNNNNTSKKAAPPSSQHMLELLHKVDQPREHGNATHFSPSDHNTSSEMPEVETSDGSVGHIQRNQSSVSQGFGLQLAPPSQRIPLADHALSSQSSSQAVLGSGRVHSEMGEKGRTWLASTASVQSLPSSHEASQGELRNSLPGSSGQTGNKALAPQYHIHGGLSASSEYGFPHSRSQRENQHMTAASGQVTASQSVNIPFDRLAFRPQQLGESFERAQTSQSPLTDKSESASQDNLTSAEASLVNIADQSRSRVAAPKIPESDAEPSVTSGMSHQGAAPKVLTNVWTSVPLQQPLLNEQDTRERGNGFSAFGVYSSNLQSSGPKEQPSKQNTRQQVSPENIQTAQKTNVSQGKESTANNYIEASASNSAATQRDIEAFGRSLKPNISSHQSYSLLNQVQVMKSTEIDGSDHSVKRLRGPDSGAETQQVSPQGGPQLSYGYNNMLRDSSADHTPVPSGDSKMLSFASKLGDTRLSNASGQDMYAFSRKNSQNFSSGSNASSLRGEQSQVSPQMAPSWFDQYGTFKNGQILPMHDTLRATLKSMEQPSIAGKPGDLHAREQMEEPIATSDASTIPQSPALKPISNEQLTSPHLLRPDATDESLTVERPKKRKSATSELSPWHKELTKVSQRLLNMRAADVEWARATNRLAEKVEDESEMIEDRPPMFRSKKRLILTTQLVQQLLRPPPSAVLSADASSSFEIVAYFASRLSLGDACNAIACSRNDNQTPSPPDRANHLPEKLKTPERVHRYFPKVVEDFVEKARKLENDLLRLDKRTSILDLRVDSQDLEKFSVINRFAKFHGRAQGDGAEASSSSDAPANAQRICPQKYVTALPVPRNLPDRVQCLSL is encoded by the exons TAGCAGATTCTGAGAGAGGGCATGGGAGTCCGTCTTTGCATGTGCCTCATGGTTTGAATTTTATGCAATCAAATTTGAGGCCGGAGTTTGGCAGAGTTCAGTATCAAAGTCAGCAGCCAACTGCAAATGGCTATATGCATGGGCATCAGATGTTCCAGACAAGGCAGAATGAAGCTAACTTTTTGGGAGTGGATACAGAGTCTGATAAGCAAAATTTAACATCTAGAGGCTTGTCTACACCTGAATCACGAGGAAGTGGTCCTGAACATGCTAAAAAGAATTCAGCGAGATTGGAAACTTCAGAATCTCctgttggttttgatttttttggtggTCAACAGCAAATGAGTGGTCAGCATCTCAGCATGATGCAGTCTTCACCAAGGCAGCAGCAACCACGTATTAGTGACATGCAGCTACAAAGACAGGCAATGTTCACACAAATGCAAGAATTTCAAAGGCAGCAACAACTAGAAAGGCAACAGCTGGTTTTGGCAAATCAAGCTTCCTCCATTGCAAAAGCTGCTGGTAACCACACACCAACCCAGATGAATGGCGTCACAATCAACGAGGCATCCAACAATCAATGGCCACCTAATGTTGTGGCAGGCAACACAAACTGGCTGCAGCGTGGAGCTTCCCCTGTTATGCAGGGGGGATCTAGTGGACATGTATTGTCCCATGAACAAGCCCAGGCACTGCGCTTGATGGGCATTGTCCCTCAACAGGCTGATCAATCTCTATATGGTGTTCCAATTTCTAGCTCAAGTGGAACACCAGGTTCATATCCTCATTTTCAAATGGATAAACCGGCAATGCAGCAGATATCGGTCGGTCGTAATTCATTTCCAGGTAATCAGTATACTGCATTTTCAGGTCCAGTTAGCATGCAAGAGGGATCTCTGGCTTCTAGACAGGATTTTCAAGGGAAAAGTATGGTTGGGCCTACTGCTGCTCAAAGTTTGAGCAGTGGGTTCAATTTGGAAACATTGCATCGAGTAAATCCCCAACAAAGAAATGAACCCATGGAGGAATTCCAAGGGAGGCAAGAGCTAGTTGGATTGTTAGAACCATCACCGGAGAAAGCAGTTGGGCAGGTTGCACCCTCACAGGGTGTGGCTACACTAGATCCAACTGAAGAAAAGATTTTGTTTGGTTCAGATGATAATCTTTGGGATGCTTTTGGGAGGAGCGCCAATGTGGGAATGGGAGGTTCTAGTATGCTGGATGGTGCAGATATTTTTGGTGGACTTTCTTCTGTACAAAGTGGAACTTGGAGTGCTCTTATGCAGTCTGCTGTTGCAGAAACTTCTAGTGTTGATGGAGGGATACAGGAAGAGTGGTGTGGTCCTAGTTTTCGAAATCCAGAACCTCCAGTTGGGACTCAGCAGCCCTCAAGTGTCAGTGATACTAACAAACAACAATCTGGTTGGGCTGGTAACAACTTGCATTCATCGTCTGACTTGAATTCTAGACCCTCCTCACAATTTGCTGATGCCAATAGGCCCAGTATCAGTGGTAGTTTTTCTAGTATTCAGGGATTTCAGCAATCAGGATCTAAAACTTTGCATGAAAGAGGAGACGTTTTTCAGACTGATTCTTCTCACAGGTTTATTTCACAGAGTCCTGAACAAGGAAGTAAATGGTTGGATCACAACCCTCCACCACAGCCACCTGCAGACGGTAGTCATAACAACTATGGAACCATTAGTCATTCGTCAGGTAGAGAGGTAAATGCAAATAGCATTTCAGGTTCTTGGAACCGTCAAGAAAGAAGTTCTTCGCATAGTAATGATAACCAGCCAAACAATATGTCAAATGGGTGGAATTTTACTGAATCTGTGTCAACAGATGGGGGTAATAATCTGAAAAATCATGGGAATCAAATCTTATCACGATCTGCTGAAGGTGGTGATCTGAAGAGAGGCATGCATGAGGAAATAAGCCGTGCTGCTGGTATGTGGAAGACGGATTTTGCTCCAAACTCAAATTTTGAAGTGGCACATCCAAAATATGCAAGCCCGCAAATCAGTAGAGAGGGTTCAAGTATAAACAACGCTCCTAAATCAAATTCCAGCGCTGAAAGAGCCTACCAAGAAGGCCAGCAACATCTTGCAAACAGTCACGATTTCTGGACACCTGTTGATTCTTTAGTGAACTCTAAAGGAGGAGAGGCTCTGGGAAAAAATCAGCATCATCTGGACAAGAACCACCTGATTTTGGAGTCATCCGGGAACAATTGCTTAGACAAAGGAGTAGTTGAAATGCATGATATGGAGAACAACAATACAAAAGAGAATTACCATAATGCATATCACCATGCTTCCACTGGGGGTATGAAGGAAAATGTCGTCTCAGATGCTGGCGATTCACGTACTTTACCCGGAAGCAAACAACACTCATCTGGCAATGCTGGTCGCAAGCCCTCTGCAACTCGCAAGTTTCAGTATCATCCAATGGGGGATGTTGGTGTTAAAGTGGAACCTTCATCTGGAAGAAAACACGTGACACATTCACAGGCTATGACCCAGCAGGTCTCTCGAGGATTCAAAAGTCATGAACAAGGGAGTTTTGGGCAGTCAAAATTTATGGGTCACACTGATAGAAGTTCTATGGAAATTGAAAAG GTTAACATAAGAGGTTCGGATGAGCCACCTTCAAAAAGCATGCTTCCAGGTTATGCCCCAAGTACGTCTACTCCCTTTGACAGGTCTACTGGTAATAATAACAACACCTCAAAAAAGGCTGCACCACCATCAAG TCAACATATGCTTGAGCTTCTTCACAAGGTGGACCAACCAAGGGAGCATGGTAATGCTACTCACTTCAGCCCTTCTGATCACAACACGTCATCTGAGATGCCTGAAGTGGAAACTTCTGATGGATCTGTAGGTCACATTCAGAGAAATCAATCATCTGTCTCTCAAGGTTTTGGTTTACAGCTGGCTCCTCCATCTCAACGGATTCCACTTGCAGACCATGCCCTGTCTTCTCAGAGTTCCTCACAAGCAGTTCTGGGTTCAGGTCGTGTCCATTCTGAGATGGGAGAAAAAGGTCGTACATGGTTGGCCTCAACAGCATCTGTTCAGTCCTTGCCATCCTCTCACGAAGCATCTCAAGGGGAATTAAGAAATAGTCTCCCTGGTAGCTCAGGGCAAACAGGGAATAAGGCCCTGGCCCCACAATACCATATTCATGGAGGTTTATCTGCATCTTCCGAATATGGTTTTCCTCATTCAAGAAGTCAACGAGAAAATCAGCACATGACTGCTGCAAGTGGCCAAGTAACTGCAAGCCAGTCTGTTAATATACCTTTTGATAGGCTTGCATTTCGTCCGCAACAGTTGGGTGAATCTTTTGAGAGAGCTCAAACTAGTCAATCTCCTCTGACAGATAAGTCTGAAAGTGCTTCACAGGATAACCTTACTTCTGCAGAGGCATCACTCGTGAATATTGCCGACCAGTCCCGTTCAAGAGTCGCTGCCCCAAAAATCCCAGAATCAGATGCTGAGCCTTCTGTTACGTCTGGTATGTCCCATCAAGGTGCAGCTCCTAAAGTCTTGACCAATGTGTGGACCAGCGTTCCACTTCAGCAACCTCTA CTCAATGAGCAAGATACCCGGGAAAGAGGGAATGGCTTCTCTGCATTTGGTGTATATAGTTCAAACTTGCAAAGCTCTGGTCCAAAAGAGCAGCCATCCAAACAAAACACCAGGCAACAAGTATCACCGGAGAACATTCAGACTGCCCAAAAGACGAATGTATCACAAGGAAAAGAATCCACTGCAAATAATTATATTGAGGCGTCTGCTTCAAACTCTGCTGCTACCCAGAGAGATATTGAAGCTTTCGGCCGTTCTTTAAAGCCAAATATCAGTTCCCATCAAAGTTATTCCCTGCTGAACCAAGTACAGGTTATGAAAAGTACAGAGATTGATGGAAGTGATCATAGTGTGAAGAGATTGAGAGGTCCAGATTCTGGTGCAGAGACTCAGCAGGTGAGTCCCCAGGGAGGACCGCAATTATCTTATGGATATAATAATATGTTAAGGGATTCATCAGCTGATCATACCCCAGTACCTTCCGGAGATTCTAAAATGCTGagctttgcatccaaacttggGGATACCCGACTTTCAAATGCATCTGGTCAGGATATGTATGCATTTAGTCGGAAGAATTCTCAGAATTTCTCTAGTGGTAGTAATGCATCTTCTCTTAGAGGTGAACAGTCTCAAGTTAGTCCGCAAATGGCGCCATCCTGGTTTGACCAATATGGAACCTTTAAAAATGGGCAAATATTGCCAATGCATGATACACTTAGAGCCACTTTGAAGTCTATGGAACAACCTTCCATTGCTGGAAAGCCAGGTGATCTGCATGCTCGTGAACAGATGGAGGAACCCATTGCTACTTCTGATGCTAGTACTATCCCACAGAGTCCAGCTCTGAAACCTATTTCCAATGAGCAACTAACATCCCCTCATTTACTGCGTCCTGATGCAACTGATGAAAGTTTAACTGTTGAGAGACCAAAGAAGCGTAAAAGTGCTACATCTGAACTTTCACCTTGGCATAAAGAGCTGACCAAGGTTTCCCAAAGGCTTCTAAATATGAG AGCGGCAGATGTAGAGTGGGCTCGAGCAACGAACCGACTGGCGGAGAAG GTGGAAGATGAAAGTGAAATGATTGAAGATAGACCACCGATGTTTAGGTCCAAAAAGAGGCTTATCTTGACAACACAGCTTGTGCAACAATTGCTTCGGCCTCCTCCTTCAGCAGTTCTCTCTGCAGATGCAAGCTCTTCCTTTGAGATTGTAGCTTATTTTGCTTCTAGACTATCACTAGGTGATGCCTGCAATGCAATCGCCTGCTCTAGAAATGATAATCAAACCCCATCTCCTCCTGACCGTGCAAACCA TTTGCCTGAGAAGCTTAAAACACCTGAGAGAGTTCATCGGTACTTCCCAAAAGTTGTGGAAGACTTTGTTGAAAAAGCAAGGAAGCTGGAAAATGATCTGTTGAG ACTGGACAAGAGAACCTCCATCTTAGACTTGAGAGTGGACAGCCAGGATCTGGAGAAGTTTTCTGTCATCAATCGTTTTGCTAAGTTCCATGGGCGGGCACAAGGTGATGGGGCTGAGGCCTCCTCATCATCCGATGCTCCTGCGAATGCTCAAAGAATCTGCCCCCAGAAATATGTTACTGCACTTCCAGTGCCTAGAAATCTGCCAGACAGGGTACAATGTCTTTCACTTTGA